From one Sulfurimonas sp. HSL-3221 genomic stretch:
- a CDS encoding ATP-binding protein gives MKSIIGHCNSSIASLKLSDDILDKNTLILGEEGSGKTNLASKIREFVIASGISTLYMDFSDPAIDEVEARYKDEHFFYMQFEESDAFDAAFDEAVKAGKHIYLAVNPTYFSNKRDVKSRLSQTISKQELLDNYYYFFHEIAQLGGFYTKFEDFLMYIFNMINMKKYGLTFLSQPHEIFENAQLKLLFTFLFLGRCSNANYYNTSELKNMKRNQFYYQRRMNHKTLLFNDIRSDVVTVDE, from the coding sequence ATGAAAAGCATTATCGGTCACTGCAACAGCAGCATCGCGTCACTGAAACTCTCCGACGATATTCTTGACAAGAATACGCTGATTCTCGGCGAGGAGGGATCAGGCAAGACAAACCTCGCCTCGAAGATCCGCGAGTTCGTGATCGCCAGCGGTATTTCGACGCTCTACATGGACTTCTCGGATCCTGCCATCGATGAGGTTGAGGCGCGCTACAAAGACGAGCACTTCTTCTACATGCAGTTTGAAGAGAGCGATGCCTTCGACGCGGCGTTCGACGAAGCGGTCAAGGCCGGCAAGCACATCTACCTCGCCGTGAACCCGACCTATTTCTCAAACAAGCGGGATGTCAAAAGCCGTCTCTCGCAGACCATCTCCAAGCAGGAGCTGCTGGACAACTACTACTATTTTTTCCATGAGATTGCGCAGCTCGGCGGCTTTTACACGAAGTTCGAAGACTTCCTTATGTACATTTTCAACATGATCAACATGAAAAAATACGGGCTCACTTTCCTGTCGCAGCCCCACGAGATCTTCGAGAACGCCCAGCTCAAGCTGCTCTTTACCTTCCTCTTCCTCGGACGCTGTTCCAACGCGAACTACTACAACACCTCCGAGCTCAAGAACATGAAGCGAAACCAGTTCTACTATCAGCGCCGCATGAACCACAAGACCCTGCTGTTCAACGATATCCGGAGCGACGTCGTCACCGTCGACGAATAA
- the gap gene encoding type I glyceraldehyde-3-phosphate dehydrogenase codes for MAIKVAVNGTGRIGLIAIKIAAQRDDMELVAINTTAKPDMLEYLLKYDSVHAGIDTKVIDENTIEVGGKPVMMFSERDPESLDFSKAGAEVVVECTGVFLTTETASKHLKGSVKKVVMSAPAKDDTPTYVIGINTDSYKGEAVISNASCTTNALAPVTKILDDTFGIENGLMTTIHSYTNDQNLLDVKHKKDMRRARAAAVNMIPTTTGAAKAIGLVMPHLQGKLNGYAMRVPTTDVSVVDLTVNLKKATTKEEVIAAFEAAAAGEYAGRVEVDHDKRVSSDFVGSSYSCTFVPDMLSVIDGTVVKVLAWYDNEWGYTERLMDMAKFVGEH; via the coding sequence ATGGCAATCAAAGTAGCGGTAAACGGAACGGGACGGATCGGCCTGATCGCGATCAAGATCGCGGCGCAACGCGACGATATGGAACTGGTGGCAATCAATACGACCGCCAAACCGGATATGCTGGAGTACCTGCTGAAATACGACTCCGTTCACGCGGGAATCGATACGAAAGTGATCGATGAAAATACCATCGAGGTCGGAGGCAAACCGGTCATGATGTTCAGCGAACGCGACCCCGAGTCTCTGGACTTCAGCAAAGCGGGCGCGGAAGTCGTCGTCGAGTGTACCGGCGTTTTCCTGACGACGGAAACCGCCTCCAAGCATCTCAAGGGCAGCGTGAAAAAGGTCGTCATGTCCGCACCGGCGAAGGACGATACCCCGACATACGTCATCGGGATCAATACCGACAGCTACAAGGGCGAAGCGGTCATCTCAAATGCCAGCTGTACGACCAACGCCCTGGCGCCGGTGACGAAGATCCTTGATGACACGTTCGGGATCGAGAACGGTCTGATGACGACGATCCACTCCTATACGAACGACCAGAATCTGCTTGACGTCAAGCATAAAAAAGATATGCGCCGTGCCCGCGCGGCGGCGGTCAATATGATCCCGACGACAACGGGTGCCGCCAAGGCGATCGGCCTGGTCATGCCGCATCTTCAGGGCAAGCTTAACGGCTACGCCATGCGTGTCCCGACGACGGATGTTTCCGTCGTCGACCTGACGGTCAACCTGAAAAAAGCGACAACGAAAGAGGAGGTGATTGCCGCCTTCGAAGCCGCCGCGGCGGGCGAGTATGCTGGCCGTGTCGAGGTCGACCACGACAAGCGCGTCTCCAGCGACTTCGTCGGTTCCTCCTACAGCTGCACCTTCGTCCCGGATATGCTGAGCGTCATCGACGGTACGGTCGTCAAGGTCCTGGCATGGTACGACAACGAGTGGGGTTACACCGAGCGTCTGATGGACATGGCCAAGTTCGTCGGCGAGCACTGA
- a CDS encoding alkaline phosphatase D family protein: protein MDRRGFLKHFSALAAAGAAATTMAGCGDSTTTGSATEPDGTLLGFDPENMSETVFPQSVASGDPATNGVVLWTRVSPDVITDSTLPVGYEIASDEAFENVLLHGSAVVNPAELNHTVKLKVASDLLLPATTYYYRFVYAQTASRTGRFKTLPDTGVASVRFAFLSCQDYTNGYYTAYDHLVQEEIDCVLWLGDYIYEAVGDPSYQNNLVRTIALPSGALYAQDLADYYHLYNTYRSDEKLQRVHERFTFITIWDDHEFANDCYDGDHAPDHNYTADGNAEGLFNLRLAANLAWFANQPVDVWYDAQSPTPFNIRVYRTFRFGELMELVLTDQRLYRSAHPCGEGEYGERYVTPGCDAIADPGRTMLGSEQKRWFLDTVRRSGRRWVFWGNEVTLMQMKLTGIAGLLDSYFNLDQWDGFQAERQEIIDAVAVYKAEGTLQNFVALTGDIHSYITGHLTKDFNNPLAEIIAPEFVGTSVTSSNLYELGLGLASSVSGDSTLSALLQPLIEQMGPEGVEEAMRIPNPHIGYFNSHQHGYAVAEVSAERVTVSFRAVATIRETSATAETIRRFEVGDGTPVMKDVTAL, encoded by the coding sequence ATGGACAGACGGGGCTTTCTGAAGCATTTTTCGGCGCTGGCAGCGGCCGGGGCGGCCGCAACGACGATGGCAGGATGCGGCGACAGCACGACGACGGGGAGCGCAACAGAGCCGGACGGCACGTTGCTCGGATTCGACCCGGAAAATATGAGTGAAACGGTTTTTCCCCAAAGCGTCGCATCCGGCGATCCGGCGACGAACGGCGTTGTCCTGTGGACACGCGTCTCTCCTGATGTGATCACGGACAGCACTCTGCCGGTCGGCTACGAGATCGCATCGGACGAGGCTTTTGAAAACGTGCTTTTGCACGGCAGTGCCGTTGTTAACCCGGCGGAGCTCAACCATACGGTAAAGCTCAAAGTGGCTTCCGACCTTCTGCTCCCGGCAACAACGTATTATTACCGCTTTGTCTATGCGCAGACGGCCTCCCGGACGGGACGTTTCAAGACCCTGCCGGACACGGGAGTGGCATCGGTACGCTTTGCCTTTTTGAGTTGCCAGGACTATACCAACGGTTACTATACGGCCTACGACCATCTTGTGCAGGAGGAGATTGACTGTGTCCTCTGGCTGGGCGATTACATCTACGAAGCCGTCGGCGACCCCTCTTATCAAAATAACCTTGTTCGGACGATCGCGCTGCCCAGCGGCGCGCTTTATGCCCAGGATCTGGCGGACTATTACCACCTGTACAATACCTATCGCAGCGACGAGAAGCTGCAACGGGTCCACGAACGGTTTACGTTTATCACGATCTGGGATGACCACGAGTTCGCCAACGACTGCTACGACGGCGACCATGCCCCCGACCACAACTATACCGCCGACGGGAATGCCGAAGGGCTGTTCAACCTTCGTCTGGCGGCAAACCTCGCCTGGTTCGCCAACCAGCCCGTCGACGTCTGGTACGATGCACAGAGCCCCACCCCGTTCAACATCCGCGTCTACCGCACGTTCCGTTTCGGCGAACTGATGGAACTCGTGCTGACGGACCAGCGTCTTTACCGCTCGGCCCATCCCTGCGGGGAGGGGGAGTACGGCGAGCGCTATGTGACCCCGGGATGCGATGCCATTGCCGACCCGGGACGGACGATGCTCGGCAGCGAACAGAAGCGCTGGTTCCTCGATACGGTACGCCGTTCGGGGAGACGCTGGGTTTTCTGGGGGAACGAGGTGACGCTAATGCAGATGAAACTCACCGGCATAGCCGGGCTGCTTGATAGCTATTTCAACCTGGACCAGTGGGACGGATTTCAGGCGGAGCGGCAGGAGATCATTGATGCCGTCGCCGTCTACAAGGCCGAGGGGACGCTGCAGAATTTCGTTGCGCTGACGGGGGATATCCACAGTTATATTACAGGGCATCTGACCAAAGACTTCAACAACCCGCTGGCCGAAATCATCGCACCGGAGTTTGTCGGGACCTCCGTTACCTCGTCGAACCTCTACGAGCTGGGACTGGGCCTTGCCAGCAGTGTCTCGGGTGACAGTACGCTCAGTGCACTGCTGCAGCCGCTTATTGAACAGATGGGGCCGGAAGGAGTTGAGGAGGCGATGCGCATTCCCAACCCGCATATCGGCTATTTCAACTCCCATCAGCATGGTTATGCGGTTGCCGAAGTAAGCGCCGAACGGGTAACGGTCTCTTTCAGAGCCGTTGCGACGATCCGTGAAACATCGGCAACCGCTGAGACGATCAGGCGTTTTGAAGTCGGTGACGGCACGCCCGTCATGAAGGACGTCACGGCGCTGTGA
- the pyrH gene encoding UMP kinase gives MGQKRVLVKFSGEALAGEAGHGIDTQILNYISQEIKNLVDAGIQVGLVIGGGNIIRGVTAAQDGIIRRTAGDYMGMLATVINAVAMQEACEHAGLKVRVQTAIKMEQIAEPYIQRRAVRHLEKGRVVIFAAGTGNPFFTTDTAATLRAVEIGADVIIKATKVDGVYDRDPNKFADAVKLDVLSYDQALHDHIKVMDDTSIALAKDNKLPIIVCDMFKPGNLLEIIGGDYTNCSIVQQ, from the coding sequence ATGGGTCAAAAACGGGTGTTGGTAAAGTTTTCAGGTGAAGCACTGGCCGGTGAAGCCGGTCACGGGATCGACACCCAGATCCTCAATTACATCTCCCAGGAGATCAAGAACCTCGTCGACGCGGGGATCCAGGTCGGTCTCGTCATCGGCGGCGGCAATATCATCCGCGGCGTGACGGCGGCGCAGGACGGGATCATCCGCCGTACGGCCGGGGACTACATGGGGATGCTCGCGACGGTGATCAACGCCGTGGCGATGCAGGAGGCGTGCGAACACGCCGGATTGAAAGTGCGGGTGCAGACGGCGATCAAAATGGAACAGATCGCCGAGCCCTACATCCAGCGCCGTGCCGTCCGTCATCTGGAAAAGGGACGCGTCGTGATCTTCGCGGCGGGCACGGGGAACCCCTTCTTTACGACCGATACCGCCGCGACGCTGCGGGCGGTCGAAATCGGGGCTGACGTCATAATCAAGGCGACGAAGGTCGACGGCGTCTACGACAGGGACCCGAACAAATTCGCTGATGCCGTCAAACTGGACGTCCTTTCGTATGATCAGGCGCTGCACGACCACATCAAGGTCATGGACGATACGTCCATCGCGCTGGCCAAGGACAACAAACTGCCGATTATCGTCTGCGACATGTTCAAGCCGGGGAACCTGCTTGAGATCATCGGCGGCGATTACACCAACTGCTCCATCGTACAGCAGTAA
- a CDS encoding dihydroorotate dehydrogenase-like protein — protein sequence MQMSIEYLGLTLKSPLIVSASPMSQHTDRCRALEDHGAAAIVMHSLFEEQINAELHEVDHMLFHGRDAFSEALSFFPEGAFENYEMENYLGRLRALKTALDIPVITSLNGVSTGGWTTYAKMLEDAGADALELNLYYPANRAWTSAEQVEAHYLEAIASVRRETTLPFAVKLAPAFTALPHFLKAAEEAGATAAVLFNRFYQSDIDLEALEWTRTLSKSSPADFAAALRAVAVCYGQSALQFCAGGGVTEGSDIVKAVMAGANTVAAATVFHERGEAHAAVMLEAAERWMTEHEYESFDQMRGAISYAKAPNPSALERANYVDLLRHGDELWF from the coding sequence ATGCAAATGAGTATCGAATACCTCGGACTGACCCTCAAAAGCCCCCTGATTGTTTCGGCGTCGCCGATGAGCCAGCATACCGACCGCTGCCGCGCCCTTGAGGACCACGGCGCGGCGGCCATCGTGATGCATTCGCTTTTCGAAGAGCAGATCAACGCGGAGCTGCATGAGGTCGATCATATGCTCTTTCACGGCAGGGATGCCTTCTCCGAAGCGCTGAGCTTTTTTCCCGAGGGAGCGTTTGAGAATTACGAGATGGAAAACTACCTGGGGCGGCTCCGCGCGCTGAAAACGGCCCTGGACATCCCCGTGATCACGAGCCTCAACGGGGTCAGTACCGGCGGATGGACGACCTATGCCAAGATGCTCGAAGACGCGGGCGCGGACGCACTGGAGCTGAACCTCTATTACCCGGCGAACAGGGCATGGACGTCCGCGGAGCAGGTCGAAGCACATTACCTTGAGGCGATCGCCTCCGTCCGGCGGGAGACGACCCTGCCGTTCGCCGTCAAACTGGCGCCAGCGTTTACCGCGCTGCCCCATTTTCTCAAGGCGGCGGAGGAGGCGGGGGCGACGGCCGCCGTGCTCTTTAACCGCTTCTACCAGAGCGATATCGACCTGGAGGCGCTGGAGTGGACACGCACACTCTCCAAAAGCTCCCCGGCCGATTTTGCCGCAGCCCTGCGCGCCGTCGCCGTCTGTTACGGCCAGAGCGCTTTGCAGTTCTGCGCCGGGGGCGGGGTGACCGAAGGGAGCGATATCGTCAAGGCCGTTATGGCCGGGGCGAATACGGTGGCGGCCGCGACGGTCTTCCATGAACGTGGGGAAGCCCATGCCGCCGTGATGCTTGAGGCAGCCGAACGCTGGATGACGGAGCACGAGTATGAATCGTTCGATCAGATGCGCGGCGCCATCAGCTACGCCAAGGCCCCCAACCCTTCGGCCCTGGAACGGGCAAACTACGTCGATCTGCTGCGCCACGGCGACGAATTGTGGTTTTAA
- the nifJ gene encoding pyruvate:ferredoxin (flavodoxin) oxidoreductase: MSRIVMDANEAVARVAFKTNEVIAIYPITPSSPMGEHSDEYAENGEKNIFGTVPDVMEMQSEGGASGAVHGALQAGALTTTFTASQGLLLMIPNMHKIAGELTPTVFHVAARSLAAQALSIFGDHTDVMQCRPTGFAMLASCDAQEAQDFALIAQAASLEGRLPVLHFFDGFRTSHELMNVETLDDTVLKAMIPTELVNAHKARALDPEAPVLRGTSQNPDVYFQGRESVNRYYDAFPGIVQEQMDRFAALTGRQYRLYEYHGCPNPKKLIVLMTSGAKTVRETVDALNTLGYETGVLIVRLFRPFDAERLLEAIPKSVEAIAVLDRTKEPGAYAEPLSADVMHAYAEAFAQGRCKSMPRMIGGRYGLSSKEFTPAMVKAVFDELKKAEPKPRFTVGITDDVTHLSLDIAPFETPGEGVTQALFYGLGSDGTVGANKNSIKIIGEEGRHVQGYFVYDSKKSGSMTTSHLRFSPEPIQSTYLIDTADFVGVHQFVFILKYDILKQAKPGAKVLINAPYDADEVWTRLPRIAQERIIEKGLKLYTVNAYEVAKGCGLGRRINTIMQTCFFHIAGVIPPEQAIAKIKESIEKTYGKKGEMIVRMNFCGVDKAIENLHEIAVPDAVGSGADLLPVYKLDVADPFLENVTAKLEAFEGDSVPVSAIPADGTWPLGTTKYEKREIALDAPVWDPDVCIQCGKCMEVCPHAVIRAKVFDEALLSDAPEGFSAVKVKSKTFEPNEQFTIKVSVEDCTGCSLCVEMCPAKNKSDLSKKAINMAPIEPIHDAAVAEWDYFLSLPEVDRSRLDRTKVKEAQLLQPLFEFSGACPGCGETPYVKLASQLFGDRMIVANATGCSSIYGGNLPTTPWAKNAQGQGTAWSNSLFEDNAEFGLGMRASIDKQSLFARELLEALRNEVGADLADALIGNAQKTEAEIARQRANVKALEAKLAGIDREEARLLEGVSSYLIRKSVWAMGGDGWAYDIGYGGLDHVLASGRNINILVMDTQVYSNTGGQTSKATPVGAVAKFSAGGKPADAKDLALHALSYGNVYVARVAMGANDAQTLKAFVEAEAYEGVSIIIAYSHCIAHGYDLRYGMQQQKLAVESGLWPLMRYNPEKIGSDENPFSLDYKEPKAPVKSYMYNEARFKMVLKMNAERAEGFLDAATQKAQRDWIRYRDLADSGNLTFSKEIVCK, translated from the coding sequence ATGTCACGGATCGTCATGGACGCCAACGAAGCGGTTGCGCGTGTTGCATTCAAAACCAACGAGGTGATCGCCATCTATCCCATCACCCCCTCATCCCCCATGGGGGAGCATTCCGACGAGTACGCGGAGAACGGGGAGAAAAACATCTTCGGTACGGTGCCGGACGTTATGGAGATGCAGAGCGAGGGGGGCGCGAGCGGCGCGGTTCACGGTGCACTGCAGGCCGGGGCGCTGACAACGACCTTCACGGCCTCGCAGGGGCTGCTGCTGATGATCCCGAACATGCACAAGATCGCCGGGGAGCTCACCCCGACCGTTTTCCACGTCGCGGCCCGTTCGCTGGCGGCGCAGGCGCTCTCCATCTTTGGGGACCATACTGACGTCATGCAGTGCCGCCCGACGGGGTTTGCGATGCTTGCCTCGTGCGATGCCCAAGAGGCGCAGGATTTTGCTCTGATCGCCCAGGCGGCATCTTTGGAGGGTCGGCTACCCGTGCTGCACTTCTTTGACGGTTTCAGGACGTCGCACGAGCTGATGAACGTCGAAACCCTCGACGATACGGTGCTCAAAGCGATGATCCCGACCGAGCTGGTCAACGCCCACAAGGCCCGTGCCCTGGACCCAGAAGCCCCGGTCCTGCGGGGGACGAGCCAGAACCCCGACGTCTACTTCCAGGGGCGCGAGAGCGTCAACCGCTATTATGACGCCTTCCCCGGCATCGTCCAGGAGCAGATGGACCGTTTTGCGGCATTGACAGGGCGGCAGTACCGCCTTTACGAATACCACGGCTGCCCCAACCCGAAAAAGTTGATCGTGCTGATGACTTCGGGTGCGAAGACGGTGAGAGAGACGGTGGATGCGCTCAATACACTCGGGTATGAAACGGGGGTGCTGATCGTCCGCCTTTTCCGTCCTTTCGATGCCGAGCGCCTGCTCGAAGCGATTCCCAAAAGCGTCGAGGCAATCGCCGTCCTTGACCGCACGAAGGAGCCGGGCGCCTACGCGGAACCGCTCTCCGCGGACGTGATGCACGCCTACGCCGAAGCCTTCGCCCAGGGACGGTGCAAGTCCATGCCCCGCATGATCGGCGGGCGCTACGGGCTCTCGTCCAAGGAGTTCACGCCGGCCATGGTCAAGGCGGTCTTCGACGAATTGAAAAAGGCGGAGCCGAAACCGCGCTTCACCGTCGGTATCACCGACGACGTGACCCACCTCTCCCTCGATATCGCTCCCTTCGAGACGCCGGGCGAGGGGGTGACGCAGGCGCTCTTTTACGGCCTGGGCAGCGACGGGACCGTCGGTGCGAACAAGAACTCCATCAAGATCATCGGGGAGGAGGGGCGGCATGTGCAGGGCTACTTCGTCTACGATTCGAAGAAATCCGGCTCCATGACGACCTCGCACCTGCGCTTCTCCCCGGAACCGATCCAATCGACCTACCTCATTGACACGGCGGATTTCGTCGGGGTGCACCAGTTCGTCTTTATTCTCAAGTACGATATCCTCAAACAGGCGAAGCCGGGGGCGAAGGTGCTCATCAATGCACCCTACGACGCCGACGAGGTGTGGACGCGCCTGCCGCGGATCGCCCAGGAACGGATCATCGAGAAGGGGCTGAAGCTCTACACCGTCAACGCCTACGAAGTCGCCAAGGGGTGCGGCCTGGGGCGGCGGATCAATACGATCATGCAGACCTGCTTCTTTCATATCGCCGGTGTCATCCCGCCGGAACAGGCGATCGCGAAGATCAAGGAGAGCATCGAGAAGACCTACGGCAAAAAGGGCGAGATGATCGTGCGGATGAACTTTTGCGGGGTTGACAAGGCGATCGAGAACCTGCACGAGATCGCCGTGCCTGACGCGGTCGGCTCCGGGGCGGACCTGCTGCCCGTCTACAAACTCGACGTCGCCGACCCGTTCTTAGAGAACGTCACGGCGAAGCTGGAGGCCTTCGAAGGCGACAGCGTCCCGGTCAGCGCCATCCCCGCAGACGGCACCTGGCCGCTGGGAACGACCAAGTATGAGAAACGCGAGATCGCCCTGGATGCCCCGGTCTGGGACCCGGATGTCTGTATCCAGTGCGGCAAATGCATGGAGGTATGTCCCCACGCCGTTATCCGTGCCAAGGTCTTCGATGAAGCACTGCTCTCCGACGCCCCTGAAGGCTTCAGCGCCGTCAAGGTGAAGTCGAAAACCTTCGAACCGAACGAACAGTTCACCATCAAAGTCTCCGTCGAGGATTGTACAGGGTGTTCGCTCTGTGTCGAGATGTGCCCGGCCAAGAACAAGTCCGATCTCTCCAAAAAAGCGATCAACATGGCGCCGATCGAGCCGATCCACGACGCGGCGGTGGCGGAGTGGGACTACTTTCTCTCCCTGCCCGAGGTCGACCGCAGCCGGCTTGATCGCACCAAGGTCAAAGAGGCGCAGCTACTGCAGCCGCTCTTCGAGTTCTCGGGTGCCTGTCCGGGCTGCGGGGAGACCCCCTATGTCAAACTCGCTTCCCAGCTCTTCGGCGACCGGATGATCGTTGCCAACGCGACGGGCTGCTCCTCCATCTACGGCGGGAACCTTCCGACGACCCCCTGGGCGAAGAACGCGCAGGGGCAGGGGACGGCCTGGTCCAACTCCCTCTTCGAGGACAACGCGGAGTTCGGTCTGGGGATGCGCGCGAGCATCGACAAACAGTCGCTTTTCGCCCGGGAGCTGCTCGAAGCCCTGCGCAATGAGGTCGGGGCTGACCTTGCCGATGCGCTGATAGGCAATGCGCAGAAAACGGAAGCAGAGATCGCCCGCCAGCGTGCGAACGTCAAGGCCCTCGAGGCGAAACTCGCCGGCATCGACCGGGAGGAGGCGCGGCTGCTGGAGGGGGTGAGCTCCTACCTGATCCGGAAATCCGTCTGGGCAATGGGGGGCGACGGCTGGGCCTACGATATCGGCTACGGCGGCCTGGACCACGTACTCGCTTCGGGACGCAACATCAATATCCTTGTCATGGATACCCAGGTCTACTCCAATACGGGCGGCCAGACCTCCAAGGCGACGCCGGTCGGGGCGGTGGCGAAGTTCTCGGCCGGGGGGAAACCCGCCGACGCGAAGGACCTGGCGCTGCATGCGCTCAGCTACGGCAACGTCTACGTCGCCCGGGTGGCGATGGGCGCCAACGACGCGCAGACGCTCAAGGCCTTCGTGGAGGCCGAAGCCTACGAAGGAGTCTCCATCATCATCGCTTACAGCCACTGTATCGCCCACGGGTATGACCTGCGCTACGGCATGCAGCAGCAGAAGCTCGCCGTGGAGAGCGGGCTGTGGCCGCTGATGCGCTACAACCCCGAGAAGATCGGCAGCGACGAGAACCCCTTCTCCCTCGATTACAAGGAGCCCAAGGCGCCGGTCAAGAGCTATATGTACAACGAAGCCCGTTTCAAGATGGTGCTGAAGATGAATGCGGAACGCGCAGAAGGCTTCCTGGACGCGGCAACGCAGAAGGCACAGCGGGACTGGATACGCTACCGCGACCTCGCCGACAGCGGGAACCTGACCTTTAGCAAGGAGATCGTATGCAAATGA
- a CDS encoding 6-phosphofructokinase yields MALAIMCSGGDAPGMNPAIKKFVDYAFKRGQKHYFIHHGLEGMIDGEITEASHSDVAGILHRGGAIIRSSRSKRFFEYEYRKQAFENLKKYDITGLVVLGGDGSFRAMQRFSEEFPLNFVGIPTTIDNDIYGTDYCLGVDTALNVIRDALDKIRDTASTFNRAFVVEVMGRECGYLAVVSAISSGAEICIIPEADFNIKVAEKKLLEEVAGGRGYILAVVAEGTGKTAEIAEWLESTIGLETRVSILGHIQRGGNPTVTDRLMAFEFVIHAIDHLLHSRDANKVVYYRDGAYGLMEIDDVVSHSYTIDSELLSTINLID; encoded by the coding sequence ATGGCACTGGCCATCATGTGTTCGGGCGGCGATGCGCCCGGAATGAACCCCGCGATCAAGAAGTTCGTCGATTACGCCTTCAAGCGCGGTCAGAAGCACTACTTCATCCACCACGGCCTGGAGGGAATGATCGACGGCGAGATCACTGAAGCCTCCCACAGCGACGTTGCCGGGATCCTGCACCGCGGCGGCGCCATTATCCGCTCTTCACGCTCCAAACGCTTTTTCGAATACGAATACCGCAAACAGGCCTTCGAGAACCTCAAAAAGTACGATATTACAGGCCTTGTCGTGCTGGGCGGGGACGGCTCTTTCCGCGCGATGCAGCGTTTCAGCGAGGAGTTTCCTCTCAATTTCGTAGGGATCCCGACGACGATCGATAACGACATCTACGGCACGGACTACTGTCTCGGTGTCGATACGGCGCTCAACGTTATCCGCGACGCCCTGGATAAGATCCGCGACACGGCGTCGACCTTCAACCGCGCCTTCGTCGTCGAGGTGATGGGCCGGGAGTGCGGCTACCTCGCCGTGGTTTCGGCCATCTCCAGCGGGGCGGAGATCTGCATCATTCCCGAAGCCGATTTCAACATCAAAGTGGCGGAGAAGAAACTGCTTGAAGAGGTGGCCGGGGGGCGCGGTTACATTCTGGCCGTGGTCGCCGAGGGAACGGGGAAGACTGCCGAGATCGCCGAGTGGCTGGAGTCGACCATCGGCCTGGAAACAAGGGTGAGCATCCTCGGGCATATCCAGCGCGGGGGGAATCCGACGGTGACCGACAGGCTGATGGCCTTTGAGTTCGTTATTCATGCCATCGACCACCTCCTGCACTCCCGCGATGCCAACAAGGTCGTCTACTACCGCGACGGTGCCTACGGCCTTATGGAGATCGACGACGTCGTCTCCCACTCCTACACGATCGACAGCGAACTGCTCTCCACTATCAACCTGATCGACTGA
- a CDS encoding HD-GYP domain-containing protein, with protein sequence MNLFESLHAQPCSIKGLRESLRQRHIQTHEHCERVVLLADAFGRACALSPDEQVQLLYSAMFHDIGKIGIPDSILLHPDALGPEQRKTMQQHSTMGEAIVRLMQLPQGDRIADYVRYHHEHFDGSGYPDGLAGEAIPRIARMLSILDSYDALRETRPYRAAMQHNDAIEIMQSENGTKHDPALLTIFLQLDAMDIVEKQYGENEK encoded by the coding sequence ATGAACCTTTTCGAATCCCTCCACGCCCAGCCGTGCAGCATCAAGGGGCTGCGCGAAAGCCTTCGGCAGCGCCATATCCAGACCCACGAGCACTGCGAACGGGTCGTCCTGCTCGCAGACGCCTTCGGCCGTGCCTGTGCCCTCTCCCCGGACGAGCAGGTCCAGCTGCTCTACAGCGCCATGTTCCATGATATCGGCAAAATCGGCATACCCGACAGCATCCTCCTGCACCCGGACGCCCTGGGGCCCGAACAGCGCAAAACGATGCAGCAGCACTCCACCATGGGCGAAGCGATCGTCCGGTTGATGCAGCTGCCTCAGGGCGACAGGATTGCCGACTATGTGCGATACCACCACGAGCACTTTGACGGCAGCGGATACCCCGACGGGCTTGCAGGCGAGGCGATCCCACGCATCGCCCGGATGCTCTCTATCCTCGACAGCTACGACGCCCTGCGCGAAACGCGCCCCTACCGCGCGGCCATGCAGCACAACGATGCCATTGAGATTATGCAAAGCGAAAACGGTACCAAGCACGATCCGGCATTGCTGACAATTTTTTTGCAGCTCGATGCGATGGATATTGTTGAAAAACAGTATGGTGAAAATGAAAAGTAA